The genomic interval cataaaaatattgagTATGCAGTATGCTAACCGTTCAATATTAATTATACCTTAAgctttttatttctcttttttaattCAATGTTATTTTTCAAGTGCTTTAGAATGATTTCTGAAATCCCAAAACCTGTTGCAGGGTATCCACAGGTTAAGGCAGTGTTCGGGAACCTTTACTCCCTAGCACGCAAAACGAAACAGCgtttagcgcatgattaatcaagtattagctaaaataaatttgaaaaatatattaatatgattttttaaattaatttttatatagaaaacttttgcaaaaaaacacaccgtttagcagtttgaaaagtgtgctcATGAAAAACGAGGAGGGTAAGTTAGGAAAGTAGAGAtaagaactcagcctaagtTAACCTGGGCATGAGCCGACTCACGAGTAACAGTTGGCCTAAACTAGCtaagttttatttttagaagCTTGTCACACAACAGTAGCTTTATATTTAAGTGTGGGACtatctatacatttgtcgataaattttctcctaaaaatttgacagatataattatagtacaatcgtagtataattacactgtaacttgcacgtaactacagtgtaacttgtatataagttttatgtaattttgaatctttagatctattacaagatttgttttggtgaggaagaaaaataaaatcacagcacatatatatgtgtaaggatttgttcccacaacctctattttaccgaaataacatatcacatagagatttttgaaagttacatacaagttacactatatttacagtgtaattacatgcaagttacagtgtaattacactacgattgtactataattacatctgtcaaatttttgggagaaaatttatcgacaaatatatagcaaaatcgtttaAGTGTTGCCTAGTTTAAACGCCTACTCACGGTGCGAGTCCGTGAGAGTTAGAAGGCCCGGAACGAGAATACGGTAAAATCTAAACGGGTAATTAGAGATGAACTCAAAAGTAGAGGCATCTACGCAAATAGAATGACAAAGATCTCAATATCTCACTTGAGTTGTTATATACTCCACAAACATTTGTTGTTTTATTGCTGGCTATGTCGTTAGAGCAATCAAATTTTTAATAGAGAGGGGATAGACgggaagaatttttttttttcacaagatgcgttttctctccttttctttattGACAAGAGGAGTTTATTAGGGGGAAAGAGAAGATGGATGAGATTAACATCAACCCGGTCTTTCCCAGTTGCAGTGTCAAATACATGCAAAATAGACAAATTCAATCTCAAACATAGGAAATTGGATGACACCAAGTCACCGACATTATAAGTCCCGATGCAAAATACGAAACCTCCCACCAAATCAAAAACCACTCATGATCTATTGATCCAAGATACGCACAATGCTGTGTGGAACAACACACACAGCTaacatttcttttttaattcgGGGACACACACAGCTATATTCCTAGCTAACATTTGTGCCTCTTCTTAATTTTCAACATGTCAGCAGACATCGTCACGTCCCTTTTAACTTGTATTCCCTCCTTTTCTACACGAAAACGATTCCCGAATTGCTAAACGACGCGTCTTAAattttacttcctccattctacaatgtaagactttttagcattgttcacattcatttagatgttaatgaatctagacgtatgtatgtgtttagattcattagcatctatatatatgtgagcaatgctagaaagtcttacattgtgaaacggtgggagtataaaagaatgttgtttttaaaaaaatcatattaatttatttttcaagactTTTTCATCTAATACTTTATACTAATCATATGTTAATCCATCGCTCTGTTTTGCGtgctaaatactccctccatcacataatataagggattttaaatagatgtgacacatacttgtacaatgaatctggacagaccgtcacatccacccaaaatctcttatatttcctttgtcccattttaagtgcagccatggatTTTCGTATCCaactttgaccgtccgtcttatttaaaacaaataaaacataagTTACGAGTAAAGTccaattcatgttttattatctcataacaacaaaaatactaattataaaatatttccaaataagatggatgatcAAAATAAGACGCGGAAACCTATAggtgcacttaaaatgggacggaggaagcaTTATggaacacagcctaaatcttttttaaagccatttttttccttttaaagaGATATATACTATTGCtattaattaatacataataaTCCTGAGGGGGATAATAAGCTAGTGTTAATCTGACAGCTCGATCCTGCCTCTGCTCTTTCTGGCGCGCACGTTAAGCTTTAGCTTCCCCCTCCCCGCGCTTCCAATAACGGCTTTAACTAATTCTCTCTCTTCGTCTTCTCCAGCTAATCGATCCCCCCTCTTAatccattttgttttttttttccaaatctccatctccatctccatctcctcccttcCCCCCCGATCGCATTCGCTGCCGCCCACTCcgtgctcgcctcgcctcccctcaGAGAGATTAAAGCAGCAGCGGCTTTCTTTCCTCTGCGTTTCTTGGATTGCAGCAAAatcgatccccccccccccccccccccgtcccAGTTTTGGTGGTGGATTGCAGTTCTTGTGCCATCGATTTGGGTGGGATTCGGGCGCCGCGTGGGAAGGAGAGGTTTCTTCTGGGGTGCCCagttgggctaaatttctgggtaGCTCCCGCCATTGTCGAAGCTCTTCAGTTCTTTTGCGTTTCTTGGGCCTTGTATCAGATCCGTGCCCTTGCGATTTCTTGTAAttggaggtgagagagagagagaggtcgaTCCATGGAGGTGCAGGGAGAGGTGGATGGATCGGGGGTGCCCCTGGCGGTGCTCCTGAAGCGAGAGCTGTGCAACCAGAAGGTGGAGAGGCCGGACATGCTGTTCGGCGAGGCGAGCAAGAGCAAGAAAGGGGAGGACTTCACGTTCCTCTTGCCCAAGTGCAGCCGCCGTCCAGGTCAAGCCCAGGCTGACGGGGAGGATGCaggaggcgccggcgacgacgacaccaTCTCGGTGTTTGCGGTAATGCCTCAATGGCCTGCgtgctcttttttcttttcccgttATTACTGTCTCTGAGACCAGTAGTCcagtttgttgttgttgttgttgttgttgcgtgTTTGTTGCGATAATGCCATTGATTTGAGACCTATAAACTGAAAATTCGGTTGGAAGTCAGTGTTTATAATTTCTAACTAGGATAGTTAGTTATCGCATTATCTTGTtaagctttcttttttttttcctcctgcaaaataaaatgtttggttttttttttcccatcgtCAATCTCTGTGCCTAACATGGTGCGTTTGTTTGTTGTTTGTCCCTTGCATAGAGTAGCATGATTGATATGTCAGCCTGATTTTGCGGTGTGTTTGCATCAAGTCACATGGGGGACATATGTCAGCTAATATTTTACTTGCCTTAACTGTCTCTGTGTCAATTATTTCGGTGGTCAGAAGACCAGTGGTTTAGGAATATTCAAAGGGAGTTTTAATGTGCATAGATGATAGATCTTTCAGACCTCCAACAGTTAGCATTATATATTCGGTTCTACTAACTTGTCTATCAACTTAACATGGCATTTTTAAATAAATCATTGCAGTGTAAATGGTAATATTCAGGCCACAATGCAATACTGTGTGATAGTGCTGAACTATGAGTCTCACTATTTTGTTTCGATTTTTAAACTTGTGTGTTATAACAACTGAAGTGGCCACTGATCTTGAATTATTTATCCTGTCTTCTCTTCAGATCTTCGATGGCCACAATGGATCTGCGGCTGCCATATACACCAGGGAGAACCTCTTGAACAATGTGTTGGCTGCTATTCCCCCAAATCTTACAAGTGAGGAGTGGACAACTGCATTACCGAGGGCACTAGTTGCAGGTTTTGTTAAGACAGATAAAGAGTTCCAAACAAAAGGTATTATTCTTTCACTAAGCTGATAACGATTTAGAGGATGTGCATGTAATTTAGAggcttttagttttctttgttcatattctcccccttttggACAAATATCTTTCTGATTTATGAATACATGATCAGTGTTGTTATACACTTGCACTGCGGTGTAAATTGATTGTTACCATGTTTTCAGCGGCGCGCTCAGGGACCACTGTGACTTTTGTTATAATAGATGGATGGGTTGTCACTGTAGCATCAGTTGGCGATTCCCGCTGTATCCTAGAATCTGCTGAAGGTTCAGTATATTTTTTGTCAGCTGATCATCGCCTAGATACCAATGAGGAGGAGTAAGTCATAAAACCACGCTTTGTTCTATGTCTATAATATCCTCAGGCTTATTGTTAACCTAGTTATACAATTGCAGGGTAGAGCGTGTAACAGCAAGTGGAGGTGATGTTGGGAGAATAAATATTGCTGGAGGGGCTGGGGTATGTTCTTTTTGTATATGACGTTTATCAGTTACTAAGTGAACAATCATCTGCTAGGACATTcagtttatttctttttctgttttccCATTCAATATCTTCTGCTGTATTTCTGCAAGTAAAAACATGATAATTCAAGGTTAGTTTTGAATTCACTTTGTTTTCCTCTGCACACATTTCAGATTGGTCCACTTAGATGCTGGCCAGGCGGATTGTGTTTATCAAGGTCAATTGGTGATATCGACGTTGGAGAGTTTATAGTTCCTGTCCCACATGTGAAGCAAGTAAAGGTATGTGATTTATATATTCCTGTGCCAGCCACAGTTGTGGAAAGATTATGCCATGTTACTTATGTAATAGCTGATACCAGTAATTAAGAACTGCAGTATCTCAGGCTAATTTCATAAAACCGTGTACCTATTGATCATAATAGATTTGGAACTTATGCATCAAAACTTATTGCAGTTGTCTAATGCTGGAGGACGGCTTGTCATTGCTAGCGATGGTGTTTGGGATGCACTGCGCTTTCAGGAAGCTCTGAACTATACCAGAGGACTgccagctgaagctgctgctaGTCGAATTGTTAAAGTATTGAAATATATTTACACTTCAGTTGTATTATTCTGGATTCCTTGTAATGCATGTTTAAGTTAAGCTTACCGGTCATGATCTTCTTATATAGGAATCTGTGAGTTCAAAGGGACTACGAGATGATACTACTTGCATCGTAGTTGACATATTACCTCCAGAAAAGTTGAGCCCTCCATTAAAGAAGCATGGGAAAGGAGGCATCAAAGCTTTGTTCCGTCGGAGGCCATCTGATGAATTGACTGAAGATCAGATGGACAGAGGATGTCTAGAACCTGATGTCGTGGAGGAAATATATGAGGAGGGCTCTGCTATGCTTGCTCAAAGGTTTGATTTCATTTGATACATGAAGTG from Oryza glaberrima chromosome 3, OglaRS2, whole genome shotgun sequence carries:
- the LOC127766643 gene encoding probable protein phosphatase 2C 12 isoform X1; the encoded protein is MEVQGEVDGSGVPLAVLLKRELCNQKVERPDMLFGEASKSKKGEDFTFLLPKCSRRPGQAQADGEDAGGAGDDDTISVFAIFDGHNGSAAAIYTRENLLNNVLAAIPPNLTSEEWTTALPRALVAGFVKTDKEFQTKAARSGTTVTFVIIDGWVVTVASVGDSRCILESAEGSVYFLSADHRLDTNEEEVERVTASGGDVGRINIAGGAGIGPLRCWPGGLCLSRSIGDIDVGEFIVPVPHVKQVKLSNAGGRLVIASDGVWDALRFQEALNYTRGLPAEAAASRIVKESVSSKGLRDDTTCIVVDILPPEKLSPPLKKHGKGGIKALFRRRPSDELTEDQMDRGCLEPDVVEEIYEEGSAMLAQRLKINYPTGNMFKLHDCAVCQLVMKPGEGISVHGSIPRNSRVDPWGGPFLCSSCQLKKEAMEGKQHLTRGAGSLFEETTRRP
- the LOC127766643 gene encoding probable protein phosphatase 2C 12 isoform X2, yielding MEVQGEVDGSGVPLAVLLKRELCNQKVERPDMLFGEASKSKKGEDFTFLLPKCSRRPGQAQADGEDAGGAGDDDTISVFAIFDGHNGSAAAIYTRENLLNNVLAAIPPNLTSEEWTTALPRALVAGFVKTDKEFQTKAARSGTTVTFVIIDGWVVTVASVGDSRCILESAEGSVYFLSADHRLDTNEEEVERVTASGGDVGRINIAGGAGIGPLRCWPGGLCLSRSIGDIDVGEFIVPVPHVKQVKLSNAGGRLVIASDGVWDALRFQEALNYTRGLPAEAAASRIVKESVSSKGLRDDTTCIVVDILPPEKLSPPLKKHGKGGIKALFRRRPSDELTEDQMDRGCLEPDVVEEIYEEGSAMLAQRLKINYPTGNMFKLHDCAVCQLVMKPGEGISVHGSIPRNSRVDPWGGPFLCSSCQLKKEAMEGKQHLTNSQPTVQPVLK